The sequence below is a genomic window from Candidatus Margulisiibacteriota bacterium.
TTTGTCCCGGACCGGATAGCGCTCCAGCAATACTTTGACCGGCTGGACGAAGCCGGCCTGGATTTTAAAGTGCCGGCAAAGGAATTCCAGCGGCATCGTTTTGGCGCGAACGAGACGGTCGACTTTCCCGCCTGGTTATTAAAACAAAAATAGGAGCGGTAAAATGGAAAAAAATAAAAGTTTAAAGGTGCTGATCGTTGGGGCCGGCATGTACGTCTGCGGTCGGGGGACAACCGGCTACGGAACGATCTTGCCCGCTCTTTTTCAGGCTCAAAAGGATGGCTGGGAGCTTGAGGTGAAGGTCGCGGCGACAAGTGCGGGCAGTGTCAAAGCGCTAAGAGCAAAACTCGCCGCCTTACGGAAGATCTTTGGTTTTGGGCTGGATGTGGAATGTTTTCCAAAAGGGAAGAGCCGGGACCCACAGGCTTACCAGCAGCCGCTCAAGGACGGTTGGTGGCCCGATTGTGCCATTGTTTCGGTGCCGGATCATCTCCATTTTGCGATCACGGCTAACTTGCTGAGGAGGAGTATCCCCTGCCTGGTCGTTAAACCGCTCGCTCCGACGCTGCGTGAGGCCAAGGAACTCGTCAAGCTTCAGCGCGCCAAAAATGTTTATGGCGCGGTCGAGTTCCACAAGCGCTATGACCGTTCGAATTTAAAGCTGAAAGAAGCGATCGGCTCAGGGAAGATCGGCGATCCGCTTTACTTTATTGTCGAATACAGCCAGCGAAAAAACATCCCGCTGGGGGTCTTTAAAAGCTGGGCGACCAAGAGTAATATTTTCCAATATCTCGGCGTCCATTACGTCGATATTATCTATTTCGCCACCCGGGCTCTGCCGCAACGGGTCATGGCCGTCGGCCAGAAGAATTTTCTTCGGGCCAAAGGGGTCGATACTTACGATTCGATCCAATGTTTGATCGAATGGAAAAGTTCGAACGGTCGCCGGTTCACCAGCGCGATCCTGGTCAATTG
It includes:
- a CDS encoding Gfo/Idh/MocA family oxidoreductase: MEKNKSLKVLIVGAGMYVCGRGTTGYGTILPALFQAQKDGWELEVKVAATSAGSVKALRAKLAALRKIFGFGLDVECFPKGKSRDPQAYQQPLKDGWWPDCAIVSVPDHLHFAITANLLRRSIPCLVVKPLAPTLREAKELVKLQRAKNVYGAVEFHKRYDRSNLKLKEAIGSGKIGDPLYFIVEYSQRKNIPLGVFKSWATKSNIFQYLGVHYVDIIYFATRALPQRVMAVGQKNFLRAKGVDTYDSIQCLIEWKSSNGRRFTSAILVNWIDPEGTSAMSDQKIKVIGTKGRYEADQKKRGICLVTDAAGIEEPNPDFSAFYANGEGETTFRGYGVESILQFVSDVRGIIDGETSPEKLEGKRPTFSEALVSTAVVEAANQSLKRNGAWVNL